CTATTTTTTAAAATTGCTTTTTCAACAACTCTCTCGTCATAAAAATTCAATATCTCAGCTTTATCAGTTTTTTTTCGGAAAATTTCTAAAATTCTACTAAAGTTTTTATCAGCAAAAGAGTTGTAAATAAGAGTGAAATCATCCCATTTCAGATTTTGAGAGACTCGTTCCGCAGAGAGTGGATTGTGTCCCACATCAAGAATTATATTTTCTGAAAATTGCTGAAAACGACCATTGGGGATTTCTAAATCATCAAGTTCAAATTCCATCCAAATATTTAAGATTTGTAGGACTTTTTTTGCTGTTAATAAGTTTTCTCTTAAATAATTAGTTTCTCGTTCTGTAAGAATGTGTAATTTCGAGTTTCTATTTTCAGAAATCTCTTTTGCAATTTCAACAACTTCACTATTTTTTTGAGGTGCAAGAACTGTTTCACTGCTCATTGCATTTAATTTAGTTCTTGCAATTTCTTCGATTGTATTTCCAAGAAAATCTGTGTGATCAAAATCGATAGGAGTGAAAACAGAAATCTCTTTTGGAAAAACGGCTGTTGCATCAAACTCGCCACCAAGACCTGCTTCTAAAACAAGAAAATCACAATTTTGATAAAGTGGAAGAGTTAGGAGAGTTGTGTATTCAAAATAGCTAACACTTTCAGCAATCTCTTTCGGTAATTTAGCGATGAGGTCAGAGTGTGCATTTTCCAAAACCTCATCGCTAATATTCATTCCATTTTTCCAAAACCGCTCATTTAATTCTAAAATATGCGGAGAAGTGTAGTGTCCAACATCGCAACCATTTTTAGTAATTGCTGATGCAATAAGTCTGCCTGTTGAACCTTTTCCATTTGTTCCTAAAACATGAACTATTTTGGGAATTTTGTAGAATTTTTTTACACTCTCAAAAGCTCTCGGCATTCGAGACAAATCAATCTCTTTAAAAGCTAATGGTTTTTTTGAAAGAAAATCTTCTAAGCTCAACTCTCTTCTGTCTCGCTCTTTTTTGCCATTTTAAGAGCAAATTCAACTTCTCTCTTTGAAATATTTGTCTCTCGAACAATATCATCAACAGAGTAACCTTGTTTGCTAAAAGTTAGGATTTTTTGAGAATTATCTACGGAACTATTTCTTTCAAGAACAGCACTTTTCATTCCACTTTCAAGAAGATGAACCCTTTTATCAATATCTTTAAGAGAATTTACTTCGACCATAAGTTTATCAATTGCATCTTTTACAGCTTCAACATCTTCACCATATCCAAGAGTTTTTTGTTCTAATTCTGCATCGACATAGTTTCCAACTTCGACAGAAATTTCCTCTTTATGTTTTGCAAGTTCTTTTGAAAAATTCTTATTTATTATATGAAGTTGCCGACTCATTGAATCTGACTTTGTTGCAAGAATTTTGAATTTCCGATTAAAATCCTGTTCTCTAATATAAATATAAATAATGAGTAAAATTATTATTATTCCTAGAATGATTATAAAAAGTTCTGAAAGCACTATTTTTTCCTTTCTCGTATCATGATTCTTTCTCTAGCTCTAAAATAAGTTGCCCAATCGTTCTCATCTCGGTTATGTATTTCTGTAATTTCTGCTAACTGAGAATCAGTTGCTTTGAAAAAAATTGGTAACTCTCTTTGTGGATATGTTATCATATTTATTCGACCGTAGTAGCTTTTTCCAGAAACAAGATTTGCCTCTTTTAATTCAAAATTGTGAAAACCAATCTTCTCAATTTTCGCATCAGTCGATAGTGGTAAAAGTCTTTTTTCGCCTTTTGCGATAATCTTTTCAAGCTTATCAATTTTTCTATATAGTTCAACAAGTAAATTCAAAACAGCTTCGTCAGTCTCAGCTGTTGCACCTCTTGCTTTTTGCATTTTCATCCAATGCCCAATCGCATCAGAATCGATTTCACTAAGAGATTGAAACTCCCTTTTGAAATCTTCTAGTCTCTCCTCAGAGACCTCTTCAATTTGAAGAGAGAGAGGAGCTTCAACAAGGTAAGGCTTTTCCAAATTTATCTCCAAAAATTTCTAAACAAAATATTATCAAAAAGGAATTTTAATAAATATTTAGAATTTTGAAACTCGGAAACTGATACTCACATCAGTCCAAGTTTTTCCATCATGAAGAATATAGCAGTGAGAATTTACCGAATGTAGAGATTTCATCATGTCGAAGTCAGACAATTCAATTACACCCTTTGCGACGACCTCATCGCCCTCTTCTGATTTTTCCATCTCAACAACTTGCTTAATTCCATTCATCTCAATTTCAACATAAATTTTGTCGTTTTTAACTTCTAAAACTTTTGCGAGGATGTGATCCACTTTTTGAATTTTCCAAAAAGCATTTACAAGTGTGAAATCACGACCAGCATGTCCAGAGTTTATAGAATCTGTTGCAATTTCCACACTTAAATTTCCGAGTCTGTTCCCAACAGTTTTAACTGTATCAAAAGTTCCAGAAACTCCAATTTTTTTATGTGTTTTAAATGCTGTCCAGAAAACTTCTGTTTCTAGTGAAAAAAGTGCCGAAAAAGTGAAGAGTGAGAGAAATAATAGTTTCATAAAAATCCTTATTTTTGAATTGTGTCTTTTCGATCTGGGCTTGTCGAAATTAGTGAAAATGGAGTTTCAACAAGTTTTTCTAACTCAGAAATATATGTTTTTGCATTTTCTGGTAAGTCTTCAAATTTCTCAATTCCCTCAACAGTTTCCCAACCATCAAATTCAATATAAGTCGGTTTCGCCTCCTCTAAATCAAAAGGAACATAATCAATTTTTTCGCCATTCACTTCATAACCTGTGCAAACTTTAATTTTTTCAAAACCATCAAGAACATCAAGTTTCATAAGTGCGAGAGATGTGCATCCATTTAATCGACAAGCATTTTTTACCGCAACAGCATCGAACCAACCACATCTTCGCGATCGTCCTGTTGTTGTTCCAAATTCATGACCTTGCTGTCTCAATTTTTCACCATCATCGCCAAAATCTTCAGTTGGGAATGGTCCATTTCCTACTCGTGTTGTGTAAGCTTTTACAATTCCAACAATATTTCCAATATCTTTTGGACTCAATCCTGTTCCAATTGAAGCACCTGCCGAAATTGTGGAAGATGAAGTAACAAAAGGGTAAGTTCCATGATCGATATCAAGAAGTGTTCCTTGTGCACCTTCAAGTAGAACTTTTTTGCCATTCTCAATTGCATTCCAAAGATATTCACGAGTATTTGCAATAAATGGTAAGAGTTTGTCTGCAAAATCTTGTAGAGTTGTTTTAAGAGAATCTCTATCAATTTCAATTTCGAGAGATTTAAAAATAGGTTCATTCTGTTTTAGATACTCGATGAGGTTCGTAGTTAGCTTTTCTACATTTCTCAATTCACCAATTCTGAAACCGCTTCTTGAAATTTTGTCAGAATAAGAAGGTCCAATTCCTCGACCAGTTGTTCCAATCGCATTTTTCCCTCGCAACTTCTCTTTTGCTGTGTCAAGAAGTGTGTGATGTTCTAAAATCATGTGAGCCGATTCGCTGATGAAAAGTCGTCCCTCTAAATTTTGGAATTGACTCATCTCCTTAATTAGAGCTTCTGGACTAATAACAACTCCATTTCCAATCACATTCACTGCTTTTGGATTTAGGATTCCTGATGGAATTAAGTGGAGAGCATATTTTTGTCCTTCAACAACAATTGTGTGTCCTGCATTGTGTCCGCCTTGATACCTAACGACAATGTCGTAATTTTGGGCGAATAGATCAACTATTTTCCCTTTTCCTTCATCGCCCCATTGAATACCAACAACTAAATCAGCTAAATTTTTACTATTTGACATTTTTTATATATTTCCATTCTTGAATTAACTATTAAAATTCTATCAAAAGTGGAGATTGTCGGAGAAAATCCGACAGGGAAAAGAGAGCTATTTTTTAAAGATGTTGCTTAAAATCTCGAAACTGTTTTTGGAAATTGTGTTGCTGTTTAAAAAATCAGAAATTTCATTTTTCAAAAGTTCCTTTTTTCCGCTACTCAATTTTGGATAAATATTGAAACTTTCGCAAAGTCGCGATGCAACATTTGGATTTATTCCATCAACTTTTTGTAGTTCTCTAACAAAAAGCTTGATTCCATTTTCAGTAAAAAGATATTTGTAATTTCGACCAAAACTACCAAGTAGACCACGAACTAAATTTGGAACTTTATAATCAAAAAGTTCAGATTTTAAAATTTCTTCGATTTTTGGAATAGGATTTTCACGAATTTCTCCACCAACTATTCTAAAATATTTTGAAATCATGTCTGTGTCATCACTGAATTTTTGGAGATAATCCGCAAAAATTTCCGAATTGTTTGCAACTTTCATCGCTACCATTTTTTCAGTCATTGTTTGCAAATTCCAATAGATTTCAGAAGCACGACTTTTTGGTAAATACTCAATAATTGCACATTTTAAAGCACGATTTCCAATTGCTTCATTGCTTAAATTGGTCTGTTCAGTTTGTGGAATTGCACTTAAAAAGTTTTCGACCTCATCGCTAAAAGCAGAGTAGAATGATTCTTTTATTTTTTCATAAATAAGATAAGTCTCTTCCAAATTTATCGATTCCAATTTTGAAAAAATATTTTCGATTTCAGGAAAAGCTAACATTTTTGCATGAAAAGAGCTTTCAAATTTTTCTTCTAATAAAATATCTTTTAAAATATAAATTGTAGAAATCAAAAGATTTTCAATATATTTTCCGAGAATTTCATCATTTTCCAATTTTTTTCGTGCAATTGTTGGTTGTAAATTTAAGAGTGCATCAACTAAAATTTCCTCTTTACTCGCATATTTTGAGATGTTTTTTCCGTGTTTTAGTTGAAAATGGTGAAATTCACTATCTCGGAATTTTGAAATTATCGGTGTCGATGAGGTGTCAAAAGTTGGGACAGCTTTCTCTTTCAACTCAATTTCTAAACTTTTGCTTCTCAAAATTGCCGTCTCACTTTTTCCATTTAAAGAGATTTCAATCGGAATTGGGGCTTTGTGTTCAGAAAGTCGGTCAATATGAATTTTGCCTTTTAACGAATAAATCTCAATTTTTGGAGTTCCTTTTTCCCGATACCAGAGATGGAAATCCGACAAGTCAATTTCTGGATTTGAATCAATCATCGCATTTAAAAACTCTTCAACTCGAACAGCCTGACCGTCGTGTCGCTCAAAATATAGTTTCATTCCCCGCTGAAAACCACTTTCCCCAATTATTTTGTGCAGACTCCGAATTACTTCCGCACCTTTTTCATAAACTGTAAAAGTGTAAAAATTATCAATTTCCAAATATTCAGTCGGCTGAATTGGGTGTGAATTTGGCGAAGAATCTTCGGTGAATTGGAATTTGTGCAGTCGAGCAATATCTGAAATTCTTTGAACTTCAAAACCTCGAATATCTTCAGAAAATAGCTGATCTCGAAAAACTGTCAATCCCTCTTTTAAAGTTAGCTGAAACCAATCCCGAAGTGTTACACGATTTCCCGTCCAATTGTGAAAATATTCGTGGGCAATCACCGACTCAATATTCAAATAGTCTCCATCGGTCGATTTTTCAGAATCGGAAAGCAAATAGGCACTATTGAAAATATTCAAGCCCTTATTTTCCATTGCTCCCATGTTGAAAGAACTCACTGCGACAACTTGGTAAATATCTAAATCATATTCGAGTCCAAATCGCTCTTCGTCCCATTTCATAGCTTTTTGCAAGGAATCGAGAGCAAATTTTGCATCTTTTGCTCGATTTGGATCAGTGTAAAAATGCAATTCAACTTTTCGCCCACTTTTTGTAACAAACTCACCTTTTAAAAGGTCTAAATCTCCGCCAACAAGTGCAAAAAGATAGGCAGGTTTTTTATGCGGGTCTCTCCAAATTGCAAAATGTTTTCCATTTTCCAAATCACCACTTTCAACTAAATTGCCGTTTGAAAGTAAGTTTGGAAACTCTTTTTTGTCTGCCACAATTTTTGTTGTAAATTTTGTCATCACATCTGGGCGATCAGGAAATGGAACTATTCTCCGAAATCCCTCCGCTTCATTTTGGGTAACAAGAATTTCTCCAGATTTGTAAAGCCCAGAAAGTTCTGTATTTTTTTCTGGATATATTTCTGCTTTTACGGAAACTCTCAAATTTGTTCGATGAGGTTCAAACTCAATTTTCTTGCTAAATTGCAAAACCTCATCGTCAATTTTAAATTCTAAAATTTTTCCGTGCTTTTCCCAGTTTAAAACAATTTCGCCGTCGATTTCTGAAAAATTCATTTCTGCTGAAACTACTGTTTTTTCAAAATCTAATTGAAATTCCAAATTCACAAAATCCAATTTATATGGAGCTTCTTGAAAATTCTCTAATCTATTTTTCAAATTTGCCTCCTATATTTTTGATGGAAAAGTCATTTTTTCACAAATAACACTATTTGTTTTTTCATCAAGATATTTAATATAAAAACTTTTTCCAAGAGCCTCTTTTGAATAGTTTATGTATCCAATTTTTTGAAAACTGTTTTTGTTGAAAATATCCATTTGTCCAATTTTTCCGCTTGTTACATTAACATAGTCATCAGGCTTGTAATAGAGATTTATTCTTGAGTAGGCATCTGAAATATATTTGATTGGATAAGTCTCTTGTGGATAAATATTGTACGAAACCACAGAAATATTCAAATCTGATGCAGGAACAGTTGAACCGCTTAAGTTTGTATCGTAAATTGATTCGTATTGGTATAAATTGATATTTCCACAACTGTTTTCAGATAAATCTATCACTGTTCCAGATTTTGGAACAAGATGAATTAGGATTGTCTCATCACCTTTTTTTGTGTCATCTTCATTTCCTGTTATTGAAACTTCTAAATATCCTGCATTCGTGCTTTGTGGTGTAACATAAACTCCATAAGTTGCCCCGTTTTTAGACGCTGTGCTACTAAAACTTGAAAGTCCAGCCGTTTCAACTGTAAATCCACTCAATGGATCAAACTCAAAATCTAAACTTACTCCATCTCTAAAACCTTCAGCATAAATTGGAATAAGTCTCTTTTCTCCAACAATCAACTGAACTTCTGGTTCGATTCCACTTTTTAATGGAACTCCATCAACTGCCATATTTACAACTGGAGAACTCACATTAACTTTTACTGTTGCAACATCTGAATATCCTGCATTTTCAACAAGCATATAGAAATTTTCAATTCCTGTGGTGTTTTCATTTGCTGTTATTGTCGCTTGAAAATGTGTATTATTTTTATCTCGAATTGAAACCGTAAAAAGCTCTGGAATTCCAACAACTGACGGATAAAGATTATCATCAAAATTCTCTAATCCAATTTCATCAGCAAAGAAATCAACAACAACAGATTCTCCATAAATTAAATTTAATTCGCTTTGAGAAGAGTCTAAAAGCTCTAAATCAAATCTATATTTTGGATCACCTTTAGGCTCTTCAATTTCAACTTCTGTTGTATTGTCTTCAGTTGTGTTTGTCTCTTCATAAGTAATTACAAGTTTATTTCCTGCAAGGTCTCTATAGTCTTTTACATTTATATCAATCTTGTATTCAACATTACTTTCAACAGTTTCTAAGTCATCAGTTGAAACTCGATTTGCCGTTAAAACAAGAGTATCTGTAAGAGTTCCATAAAATGGATAGACAAGCGGATTTTCTGTGCTTAAAACCTCATCGGGATTTGATTCAAGTGTCCAAGAGTAACGAACACTTTCCGTTTCAACTCTCTGCTTACAAACAGTCTCATCATATTTAACTTCAAGCGAACTTACAAGTTGCGGAGATGGATCGTCATGTTCAATATAGTATTCTCGGAACTCTTCAAACTCTCTATTTTCATGAAGAGTTAAAAAATTATCAAAATTATCTAAACTATTTCTGTTATATTTTGTTGTAAGATTTTCAAGCAGGGATTCCATATTTTCATCTGGACGAATTTTTAAAAGTTTCCAAAACTTCTCATTAATTCTTGTATATTTTAAAACCTCTTCATTTTCTTCAACTTCTTCACTT
The nucleotide sequence above comes from Thiovulum sp. ES. Encoded proteins:
- a CDS encoding aminopeptidase N (PFAM: Domain of unknown function (DUF3458); Peptidase family M1~TIGRFAM: aminopeptidase N, Escherichia coli type), which gives rise to MKNRLENFQEAPYKLDFVNLEFQLDFEKTVVSAEMNFSEIDGEIVLNWEKHGKILEFKIDDEVLQFSKKIEFEPHRTNLRVSVKAEIYPEKNTELSGLYKSGEILVTQNEAEGFRRIVPFPDRPDVMTKFTTKIVADKKEFPNLLSNGNLVESGDLENGKHFAIWRDPHKKPAYLFALVGGDLDLLKGEFVTKSGRKVELHFYTDPNRAKDAKFALDSLQKAMKWDEERFGLEYDLDIYQVVAVSSFNMGAMENKGLNIFNSAYLLSDSEKSTDGDYLNIESVIAHEYFHNWTGNRVTLRDWFQLTLKEGLTVFRDQLFSEDIRGFEVQRISDIARLHKFQFTEDSSPNSHPIQPTEYLEIDNFYTFTVYEKGAEVIRSLHKIIGESGFQRGMKLYFERHDGQAVRVEEFLNAMIDSNPEIDLSDFHLWYREKGTPKIEIYSLKGKIHIDRLSEHKAPIPIEISLNGKSETAILRSKSLEIELKEKAVPTFDTSSTPIISKFRDSEFHHFQLKHGKNISKYASKEEILVDALLNLQPTIARKKLENDEILGKYIENLLISTIYILKDILLEEKFESSFHAKMLAFPEIENIFSKLESINLEETYLIYEKIKESFYSAFSDEVENFLSAIPQTEQTNLSNEAIGNRALKCAIIEYLPKSRASEIYWNLQTMTEKMVAMKVANNSEIFADYLQKFSDDTDMISKYFRIVGGEIRENPIPKIEEILKSELFDYKVPNLVRGLLGSFGRNYKYLFTENGIKLFVRELQKVDGINPNVASRLCESFNIYPKLSSGKKELLKNEISDFLNSNTISKNSFEILSNIFKK
- a CDS encoding folylpolyglutamate synthase/dihydrofolate synthase (PFAM: Mur ligase middle domain~TIGRFAM: folylpolyglutamate synthase/dihydrofolate synthase) encodes the protein MSLEDFLSKKPLAFKEIDLSRMPRAFESVKKFYKIPKIVHVLGTNGKGSTGRLIASAITKNGCDVGHYTSPHILELNERFWKNGMNISDEVLENAHSDLIAKLPKEIAESVSYFEYTTLLTLPLYQNCDFLVLEAGLGGEFDATAVFPKEISVFTPIDFDHTDFLGNTIEEIARTKLNAMSSETVLAPQKNSEVVEIAKEISENRNSKLHILTERETNYLRENLLTAKKVLQILNIWMEFELDDLEIPNGRFQQFSENIILDVGHNPLSAERVSQNLKWDDFTLIYNSFADKNFSRILEIFRKKTDKAEILNFYDERVVEKAILKNRLSELNYSFKDFKSIEQKKRYLVFGSFRVVEEFLKLQNR
- a CDS encoding YceI-like protein (PFAM: YceI-like domain), with translation MKLLFLSLFTFSALFSLETEVFWTAFKTHKKIGVSGTFDTVKTVGNRLGNLSVEIATDSINSGHAGRDFTLVNAFWKIQKVDHILAKVLEVKNDKIYVEIEMNGIKQVVEMEKSEEGDEVVAKGVIELSDFDMMKSLHSVNSHCYILHDGKTWTDVSISFRVSKF
- a CDS encoding adenylosuccinate synthase (PFAM: Adenylosuccinate synthetase~TIGRFAM: adenylosuccinate synthase), translating into MSNSKNLADLVVGIQWGDEGKGKIVDLFAQNYDIVVRYQGGHNAGHTIVVEGQKYALHLIPSGILNPKAVNVIGNGVVISPEALIKEMSQFQNLEGRLFISESAHMILEHHTLLDTAKEKLRGKNAIGTTGRGIGPSYSDKISRSGFRIGELRNVEKLTTNLIEYLKQNEPIFKSLEIEIDRDSLKTTLQDFADKLLPFIANTREYLWNAIENGKKVLLEGAQGTLLDIDHGTYPFVTSSSTISAGASIGTGLSPKDIGNIVGIVKAYTTRVGNGPFPTEDFGDDGEKLRQQGHEFGTTTGRSRRCGWFDAVAVKNACRLNGCTSLALMKLDVLDGFEKIKVCTGYEVNGEKIDYVPFDLEEAKPTYIEFDGWETVEGIEKFEDLPENAKTYISELEKLVETPFSLISTSPDRKDTIQK